The following proteins are encoded in a genomic region of Capsicum annuum cultivar UCD-10X-F1 unplaced genomic scaffold, UCD10Xv1.1 ctg5175, whole genome shotgun sequence:
- the LOC124892894 gene encoding uncharacterized protein LOC124892894 produces MNLPCLGPISQCSSNVSSSSIPRLHIVSSSSFPRSSISSSRSIGSRQIPARDRVIDFGKYKGKMLGTLPSKYLKWVTKNLRARDFEEWANLADQVLSDLVYKDRVEWEFAQALLNGDVPVGTQNAVSELLEISTRFGWDNDDKLG; encoded by the coding sequence ATGAATCTTCCCTGTCTTGGTCCAATCTCACAATGCTCGTCCAATGTCTCATCCTCTTCAATTCCCCGTTTACACATagtttcctcttcttcttttcctcGGAGTAGTATTAGCAGTTCAAGATCAATTGGTTCCAGACAAATTCCAGCACGAGACCGAGTCATAGATTTCGGAAAATACAAAGGTAAAATGCTGGGAACACTTCCATCCAAGTACCtgaaatgggtgacaaagaatCTCCGTGCTCGGGACTTTGAAGAGTGGGCTAACCTTGCGGACCAAGTCCTGTCTGACCTTGTCTATAAGGACAGAGTTGAGTGGGAGTTTGCTCAAGCTCTCCTGAATGGCGACGTTCCAGTAGGAACGCAGAATGCGGTTTCTGAGTTGCTGGAAATCAGTACTAGGTTCGGTTGGGACAATGATGACAAGTTGGGTTGA